The following are encoded in a window of Roseimaritima ulvae genomic DNA:
- a CDS encoding efflux RND transporter permease subunit — protein sequence MKFPHFFVERPIFAAVLSFVILLVGGITYFTLPVSQYPSVAPPTVLVRASYPGATPQVIADTVATPIEQEMNGVDDMLYMESSSSSDGTMQLTVTFKLGTDLDDAQVLVQNRVAIAESRLPEAVRQIGVTTTKQIPDMLMVVHLISPDNSRDNLYISNYAFLRVRDALMRLDGVGEIRIAGGNEYAMRVWLDIEKMTHVDLTAGEVVQAIRSQNAQVAAGVIGQPPIGEAGDFQLNVTTQGRLIEEDEFGDIIVKRGDDGRVTRLRDVARIELGAQDYSRLSYLDGQSAIAVLIYQRPGTNAVDTAEEVKQTMQAMQVDFPEGLDYEIAYNPTDYVEESINEVFETLFITTIFVVLTVFLFLHGWRPTIIPVIAIPISLIGTFAVMEFLGVTLNTLSLFGLVLAIGIVVDDAIVVVENVERLIAEGLTPRQATHKAMDEVGSALIATTLVLIAVFVPTVFVPGISGKFYQQFALTISISTAISTFVSLTLSPALCAILLRPKHAAKNRIGRLIDVLFGWFFRLFNRTFDFTSNVYAGIIGRLVKKSGIAVAIYVALLVCTGISFSMVPTGFIPDQDQGYVIVSINLPDGASLARTDKVTRRVAEIGKGIDGVAHAVGIAGLSGSTFTISPNAAVTFLPLEDAKERAKRGRGVQQIVADMRAGVAEIDEAQIYIIPPPPIRGIGRGGGFKMYVQDRSGAGVLALNEVMQTMLQQTNAQPGVAQAFTNLHMNVPQVYADVDRTKAQMLDVPVDNIFEAMQIYLGSMYVNDFNFLGRTYRVTAQAEPEFRDDASDITKIRTRSERGAMVSLGSVVDVRQIAGPDRLVRFNLFPAADINGTTAPGFSTGQSLETMEALADANLPPGFGFEWTEIAYQEKQAGNTIVFLFPLAVLFVFLALAAQYESWLLPLAIILIVPLCLLFALAGVWMRSMDNNVLTQIGFIVLIGLACKNAILIVEFAKAEEDAGKSRFEAAVSACRLRLRPILMTAFSFILGVVPLLVATGAGYEMRRVLGTAVFSGMLGVTLFGLFLTPVFYVMLRRFAKAKPVEAQP from the coding sequence ATGAAGTTCCCTCACTTCTTCGTCGAAAGACCAATCTTTGCCGCCGTGCTGTCATTTGTGATTCTGCTGGTCGGTGGCATCACCTATTTCACGCTGCCGGTGTCGCAGTATCCCAGTGTGGCGCCACCTACGGTGTTGGTTCGCGCCAGCTATCCCGGTGCCACGCCGCAAGTCATCGCCGACACGGTGGCCACGCCGATCGAACAGGAAATGAACGGCGTCGACGACATGCTGTACATGGAGTCGTCATCCAGTTCCGACGGCACGATGCAGTTAACCGTCACCTTTAAACTGGGGACCGACCTGGATGATGCTCAGGTGCTGGTGCAAAACCGCGTGGCCATCGCCGAGTCACGGTTGCCCGAAGCGGTCCGCCAAATCGGCGTGACGACCACCAAGCAGATCCCCGACATGTTGATGGTGGTGCACCTGATCTCACCCGACAACAGCCGCGACAACCTGTATATCAGCAATTACGCGTTCTTGCGGGTTCGCGATGCATTGATGCGTTTGGACGGAGTGGGCGAGATTCGCATTGCCGGGGGCAATGAATATGCGATGCGAGTCTGGCTGGATATCGAAAAGATGACCCACGTCGATTTAACGGCGGGTGAAGTCGTGCAGGCGATCCGCAGTCAGAACGCTCAGGTGGCCGCCGGGGTGATCGGCCAGCCACCAATCGGCGAGGCCGGTGATTTTCAGTTGAACGTTACCACTCAGGGGCGTTTGATCGAAGAGGATGAGTTCGGAGACATCATCGTCAAACGCGGCGACGACGGCCGCGTGACACGGCTGCGAGATGTGGCCCGCATCGAACTGGGCGCCCAAGACTATTCACGGCTCAGCTACCTGGATGGACAGTCGGCGATCGCCGTGTTGATCTATCAACGTCCCGGCACCAATGCGGTGGATACCGCCGAGGAAGTCAAACAGACGATGCAGGCCATGCAGGTCGACTTCCCCGAGGGGCTCGACTACGAAATCGCCTATAATCCCACCGACTACGTTGAGGAATCGATCAACGAGGTGTTTGAGACCCTGTTTATCACCACGATCTTTGTGGTGCTGACGGTGTTTCTGTTCCTGCACGGTTGGCGGCCCACGATCATTCCGGTGATCGCGATTCCGATTTCGCTGATCGGTACCTTTGCCGTGATGGAATTTTTGGGCGTGACATTAAATACGTTGTCGCTATTCGGGTTAGTGCTGGCGATCGGGATTGTCGTCGACGACGCGATTGTGGTGGTGGAGAATGTGGAACGTTTGATCGCTGAAGGATTGACGCCGCGGCAAGCCACTCACAAAGCCATGGACGAAGTTGGTTCGGCGCTGATCGCCACCACCTTGGTGTTGATCGCGGTGTTTGTGCCGACCGTGTTTGTACCCGGTATCAGCGGCAAGTTCTATCAGCAGTTTGCCCTCACGATTTCGATCTCTACGGCAATTTCCACCTTCGTTTCGCTGACGCTCAGCCCCGCGTTGTGCGCCATTTTGCTGCGTCCCAAACACGCCGCCAAAAATCGCATCGGTCGTCTGATCGACGTGCTGTTTGGGTGGTTTTTCCGACTGTTCAACCGCACCTTCGACTTTACCAGCAACGTTTACGCCGGCATCATCGGGCGGTTGGTCAAAAAGAGCGGCATTGCGGTGGCGATCTACGTCGCCTTGTTGGTGTGTACCGGAATAAGTTTCTCAATGGTGCCGACGGGCTTTATTCCAGACCAGGACCAGGGCTATGTGATCGTTAGTATCAACCTGCCCGATGGAGCGTCTTTGGCTCGAACCGACAAAGTCACGCGCCGTGTGGCGGAGATCGGCAAAGGCATTGATGGAGTCGCACACGCGGTGGGAATCGCCGGCCTGTCGGGGTCCACATTTACGATCAGTCCCAACGCGGCCGTCACCTTCCTGCCCTTGGAAGATGCTAAAGAACGCGCCAAACGCGGACGTGGTGTACAACAGATCGTCGCTGACATGCGAGCCGGAGTGGCGGAGATCGATGAGGCTCAGATCTACATCATTCCACCGCCCCCGATTCGCGGCATCGGTCGTGGGGGTGGTTTTAAAATGTACGTGCAGGACCGCAGCGGAGCCGGTGTGCTTGCCCTGAACGAGGTCATGCAGACGATGCTGCAGCAAACCAATGCGCAGCCCGGCGTCGCGCAGGCCTTTACCAACCTGCACATGAATGTGCCTCAGGTGTATGCCGATGTGGACCGCACCAAAGCGCAGATGTTGGACGTTCCGGTCGACAATATCTTCGAAGCCATGCAGATTTATTTGGGTTCGATGTATGTCAATGACTTCAACTTCTTGGGACGGACCTACCGGGTGACCGCTCAGGCCGAACCCGAATTCCGCGACGATGCCAGCGATATCACCAAAATCCGCACGCGCAGCGAGCGCGGCGCGATGGTCTCTCTGGGATCGGTCGTGGACGTTCGCCAAATCGCCGGACCGGACCGGTTGGTGCGATTTAACTTGTTCCCGGCGGCCGATATCAACGGCACCACCGCTCCGGGGTTTAGCACCGGCCAGTCTTTAGAGACGATGGAAGCCCTGGCGGACGCCAATCTGCCTCCTGGGTTTGGATTCGAATGGACGGAAATCGCGTATCAGGAGAAACAGGCCGGCAATACAATCGTGTTTCTGTTCCCGTTAGCCGTGTTGTTTGTGTTCTTGGCTTTGGCGGCGCAGTATGAAAGTTGGCTGTTGCCGCTGGCGATTATCTTGATTGTGCCTCTGTGCCTGCTGTTCGCGCTGGCCGGCGTGTGGATGCGGTCGATGGACAACAACGTGTTGACCCAGATCGGCTTTATCGTATTGATCGGCTTGGCCTGTAAAAACGCAATCCTGATCGTGGAGTTTGCCAAAGCGGAAGAGGACGCCGGCAAGAGTCGCTTCGAGGCGGCCGTGTCGGCTTGCCGGTTGCGACTGCGTCCGATCCTGATGACCGCGTTCTCGTTCATCCTGGGCGTGGTGCCGCTGTTGGTGGCCACGGGAGCCGGGTACGAAATGCGGCGAGTGCTGGGCACAGCCGTGTTTAGCGGGATGTTGGGAGTGACCCTGTTTGGGCTGTTCCTAACCCCCGTGTTCTACGTCATGCTGCGAAGGTTCGCGAAAGCAAAACCCGTCGAGGCCCAGCCGTAG
- a CDS encoding efflux RND transporter periplasmic adaptor subunit produces the protein MHRLNVPNLCLLAGGVLVTVLTSGCGNSDASGPGASGNPPPLPTVTAAYPLVKQTVEWDAYTGRLEAVNLVEIRARVGGYLQSIHFDEGQVVEEGDLLFVIDPRPYEAELNSARAQLQQAESRLKQSHALLDEAKAKAVQSQAQLNLTDVRYERIKNLNQRNASSQEELDEREAEFLQAKADLEGVRAGIHSAEAAIATAEAEIEIAKAGVETAELNLRYTRIEAPVTGRISRQAVTEGNLIAGGTSSSPALTTITSMDPIYCVFDATERDVLKYVRLAQAGQRESARVVRHPVYLGLVDEQGFPHQGHMDFVDNRFDTNTASMRARCVFPNDNQLLLPGMFGRIRIPGSAPYRAVLIPDSAIGTDQSSQYVYVLMDAEIEQNEDGEDVLVKGRVERRPIKPGPMADGLRVIREGLEGDELIITQGLLRARPGSEVAGTIPAIEAEDDGLPDDYQPVPEEESLSPLPDPLPEELKMTEVSR, from the coding sequence GTGCATCGATTGAACGTACCAAACCTTTGTTTGTTGGCTGGGGGGGTGCTGGTGACAGTGTTGACCAGCGGCTGCGGCAACAGCGACGCTTCGGGCCCCGGCGCCTCGGGCAATCCCCCTCCGCTGCCCACGGTGACCGCAGCTTACCCGTTGGTGAAGCAGACGGTCGAATGGGATGCCTACACGGGGCGTTTGGAAGCGGTCAATCTGGTGGAAATTCGCGCTCGCGTGGGGGGCTACCTGCAGTCGATTCACTTTGACGAGGGGCAGGTGGTTGAAGAAGGCGATCTGTTGTTTGTGATCGACCCGCGGCCCTATGAAGCCGAGTTGAATTCGGCCAGGGCTCAGCTGCAACAAGCTGAATCACGGCTCAAGCAGTCGCATGCTTTGCTGGACGAAGCCAAGGCCAAGGCGGTTCAGTCGCAAGCCCAGTTAAATCTGACGGATGTGCGGTACGAGCGAATCAAGAACCTGAATCAACGCAACGCCTCATCGCAAGAGGAGCTCGACGAACGCGAAGCGGAGTTCCTGCAGGCCAAAGCGGACCTGGAAGGTGTGCGAGCGGGGATCCATTCGGCCGAAGCTGCGATTGCCACGGCCGAAGCGGAGATCGAAATCGCCAAGGCCGGCGTGGAAACCGCGGAGTTGAACTTGCGGTACACGCGTATCGAAGCGCCGGTTACCGGCCGCATCAGTCGTCAGGCGGTGACCGAAGGCAACCTGATTGCTGGCGGTACGTCATCGTCGCCCGCGCTAACCACGATCACGTCGATGGACCCCATCTACTGCGTGTTTGATGCCACCGAACGAGATGTGTTGAAATACGTGCGGTTGGCTCAGGCCGGGCAACGCGAAAGCGCTCGAGTCGTGAGGCATCCGGTGTATTTGGGACTGGTCGACGAACAGGGGTTTCCGCATCAAGGTCACATGGACTTTGTCGACAATCGGTTCGACACCAACACGGCCAGCATGCGAGCACGGTGCGTGTTTCCCAATGACAACCAGTTGCTGTTGCCGGGGATGTTTGGCCGTATCCGTATTCCCGGCAGCGCCCCGTATCGCGCCGTCCTGATCCCCGATTCGGCCATCGGTACCGATCAATCGTCGCAGTATGTCTACGTGCTGATGGATGCGGAGATCGAGCAGAACGAAGACGGCGAGGATGTGCTGGTCAAGGGGCGTGTCGAGCGGCGGCCCATCAAACCGGGCCCCATGGCCGATGGCCTGCGGGTCATCCGTGAGGGTCTGGAGGGGGACGAATTAATCATCACTCAAGGGCTGCTGAGGGCCCGTCCAGGTTCCGAGGTCGCGGGAACCATTCCCGCGATCGAAGCGGAGGATGACGGGCTGCCGGACGACTACCAACCGGTGCCCGAGGAAGAGTCGCTTTCGCCGCTGCCGGATCCGCTGCCGGAAGAATTGAAGATGACGGAGGTGAGCCGATGA
- a CDS encoding MarR family winged helix-turn-helix transcriptional regulator — protein MKLQDELKRPVPFATSEQETLLNLLRVGDRLENHLARFFRERGLTVSRFNVLRNLLLADQPLTCGEIGERMIQIVPAITSLVDHLEKQGLVERKRCQQDRRVVHVRITRKGRKLADDTMAPLAELEQQLLKKLTKTDQKNLIALLEKTRGSIAAACEASLPADKS, from the coding sequence ATGAAATTGCAGGACGAGCTCAAACGGCCCGTTCCCTTTGCCACCAGCGAGCAGGAGACCTTGTTGAACCTGTTGCGGGTCGGGGATCGGTTGGAGAATCACCTGGCGCGGTTCTTTCGCGAGCGGGGGCTCACCGTGTCGCGGTTCAACGTGCTGCGGAACCTGTTGCTGGCGGACCAACCGTTGACCTGCGGCGAGATTGGTGAGCGGATGATCCAGATCGTGCCGGCCATCACGTCGCTGGTCGATCATTTGGAGAAGCAGGGGTTGGTCGAACGCAAACGTTGCCAACAGGACCGCCGGGTGGTGCATGTACGGATCACCCGTAAGGGCCGCAAACTGGCCGACGACACCATGGCACCGTTGGCGGAGCTGGAGCAGCAGTTGTTGAAGAAACTGACCAAGACCGACCAGAAGAACTTGATCGCTTTGCTGGAAAAAACGCGAGGATCGATCGCCGCCGCTTGTGAGGCGTCGCTCCCAGCGGACAAGTCTTAA
- a CDS encoding peroxiredoxin family protein has product MKRLSLLALAACTLSAALITPAAAQRPANDPVKAAHQLLAKGQTAKDFQLQAIGGELSGKVRLSKVNAEGPVVVVVLRGFPGSQCPACTAQVGDFVNNADKFAAKNTRVLLVYPGPVSQLDKRAEEFLHGTKLPEPLTFLLDPGYQFTNTYGLRWDAPRETAYPSTLIVDKAGKIKFVKISDTHRGRSTAAEVLAAL; this is encoded by the coding sequence ATGAAACGATTGTCTTTGCTTGCCCTAGCCGCCTGTACTCTCTCCGCCGCCCTGATCACTCCCGCCGCGGCGCAGCGGCCTGCCAACGATCCCGTGAAAGCGGCCCACCAGTTATTGGCCAAGGGGCAGACGGCCAAAGATTTTCAGCTGCAAGCGATCGGCGGTGAATTGTCCGGCAAGGTGCGGTTGAGCAAAGTGAACGCAGAAGGACCGGTGGTGGTGGTCGTGCTCCGCGGGTTCCCCGGCAGCCAATGCCCAGCGTGTACGGCCCAGGTCGGAGATTTCGTCAACAACGCCGACAAGTTCGCTGCTAAAAACACGCGTGTGCTGCTGGTTTATCCGGGCCCAGTTTCGCAACTCGACAAACGAGCCGAGGAGTTCCTGCACGGCACCAAGCTGCCGGAGCCGCTGACTTTCCTGCTGGACCCCGGCTATCAGTTCACCAACACATACGGCCTCCGCTGGGACGCTCCGCGGGAAACCGCATATCCTTCCACCCTCATCGTCGACAAGGCCGGGAAGATTAAGTTTGTGAAGATCAGCGACACCCACCGCGGTCGCTCGACTGCCGCCGAAGTGCTGGCTGCCCTGTAA
- a CDS encoding IS1380 family transposase — protein MAQRKRKRPVLKRLRRQAVDFDFDGGTLTTDGGLLLLREVDRRLDLIRRLDQAIPDPRDPLHTVHPQAELLTSRIFAIAAGYEDGNDHDALRHDPAFQVAAGRVPAEHNYDGDHSPLASPSTHSRLENRIDTKTILRLNELLVDLFLESYEQPPEEIILDYDATDDTIHGNQEQRHFNGFYDGYCFLPLYVFCDDHLLVSHLRPSKVGAAHHARPITKLLIQKIRSRWPDVKIIIRGDSGFAIERLMRWCDKNDVGYVFGLQHNNVLDKQIACEMTQAQIRHGLYGGTQSVFKWFRYRTQKSWDCSRWVVGKAEYSSQGTNPRFVVTNLPSEEGIVDPTYRRVTIDGKRVRQLQDAGTLCSVAINPEEFYRTRYCPRGEMENRIKETQLGLFADRTSCSRFVANQFRLMLSSFAYVLLDGVRRLGLSDTKAARLRVDTIRLRLLKIAARVRVTSRRVVFHMASHCPSEALYEHVMQRLCRSD, from the coding sequence ATGGCACAGCGTAAACGAAAACGCCCCGTTTTGAAACGGCTCCGACGACAAGCGGTCGATTTTGATTTCGACGGCGGAACGCTGACCACCGATGGTGGCTTGCTGCTTCTGCGAGAGGTCGACCGAAGACTCGATTTGATTCGACGGCTCGATCAAGCCATCCCCGATCCTCGCGATCCGCTTCACACGGTCCACCCTCAAGCCGAACTGCTCACCTCCCGCATCTTTGCCATCGCCGCAGGTTACGAAGATGGCAACGACCACGACGCGCTGCGACACGACCCGGCGTTTCAAGTCGCTGCCGGGCGGGTTCCCGCGGAACACAATTACGACGGCGATCACTCCCCGCTGGCCAGCCCCTCAACGCACTCCCGATTAGAGAACAGGATCGACACCAAGACAATCTTGCGGTTGAACGAGCTCCTTGTGGACCTGTTTCTGGAAAGCTATGAGCAACCGCCCGAAGAAATCATCTTGGACTACGATGCCACCGACGACACGATCCACGGAAATCAAGAGCAACGGCATTTCAACGGCTTTTATGATGGCTACTGCTTTCTTCCCCTGTATGTTTTCTGTGACGACCACCTGTTGGTTTCGCACCTTCGCCCCAGCAAAGTCGGGGCCGCCCATCATGCTCGGCCGATTACCAAATTGCTGATCCAGAAGATCCGCTCCCGCTGGCCCGATGTGAAAATCATCATTCGCGGCGACAGCGGATTTGCCATCGAACGCTTGATGCGTTGGTGTGATAAAAACGATGTCGGATACGTCTTTGGCTTGCAGCACAACAACGTTTTAGACAAGCAAATCGCTTGCGAAATGACGCAAGCCCAGATTCGCCACGGACTCTATGGGGGCACGCAGTCCGTCTTCAAGTGGTTTCGCTACCGCACACAAAAATCTTGGGATTGCAGTCGCTGGGTCGTGGGTAAGGCGGAATATAGCAGCCAGGGCACCAACCCGCGTTTCGTGGTCACGAATCTCCCCAGTGAGGAAGGCATCGTTGATCCGACTTATCGTCGCGTTACTATCGACGGCAAGCGGGTGCGGCAGTTGCAGGATGCGGGAACGCTTTGCTCGGTGGCTATTAATCCGGAAGAGTTCTACCGCACACGCTACTGCCCGCGCGGCGAGATGGAGAACCGGATCAAGGAGACACAATTGGGGCTGTTTGCCGACCGCACCAGTTGTAGCAGGTTCGTGGCCAACCAGTTCCGCTTGATGCTTTCGTCCTTTGCATACGTGTTGCTCGATGGCGTGCGTCGCCTGGGACTTTCTGACACGAAGGCAGCACGCCTGCGCGTCGATACCATCCGTCTGCGGCTTCTCAAGATCGCCGCTCGCGTTCGGGTGACCAGCCGCCGTGTGGTCTTTCACATGGCGAGCCATTGTCCCTCCGAAGCTCTGTACGAGCACGTCATGCAGCGTCTGTGCCGCAGCGATTAA
- the gyrA gene encoding DNA gyrase subunit A, with the protein MIDLPIEDELRESYLTYAMSVIVSRALPDVRDGLKPSQRRILVAMNDLNLGPGAKRVKCAKISGDTSGNYHPHGESVIYPTLVRMAQEWNLRSLLIDKQGNFGSIAGLPPAAMRYTEARLSAVAATMLDDLKLDTVDYIPTYDEVRTEPTVLPSKFPNLLVNGSGGIAVGMATSIPPHNPSEVCEALIGLLDNPDMSIAEIMAVMPGPDFPTGGIICGRAGIIRGYKTGRSTIQVRARCRVEEMKGNRSRIIVTEIPYQQYRDRVIEKIAALVNGDRIKGISAIRDESDLKEPVRLVIELKRDADPDVVLNQLYQFSPLQDSFSLILLALVDGKPRELTIKEMLQEFIRHRATVIRRRTQFLLARARRRKHTVEGLLLALANIDEIIQTIRTSRTQPEAKQRLMQIECPAALMQRALGDDGFNQFVSERGQADSYTLTSVQTDAILRMTLGQLVNLEQEKLSGEHAQLLVEISEYLEILGDQQKIYDIIKSDLEEIQRRFGDKRRTEISTEEVGSIDLEDLITEETMVVSISHRGYIKRTPTTTYRAQRRGGKGLKGAKTEDEDPIEHLFVASTHAYLLFFTTAGKVYWQKVYDLPQLARESRGRAIVNLLNLAEDEQIAECLAIRDFDQPGHFIMMATRDGLVKKTSLESYSRPKRGGIIAIKLREQDKLVDAAVVGPGTEVVLVTSSGMAIRFPESDARSMGRNTSGVKGINLSKDDSIVGMVVADPDATLLTVCEKGYGKRTPFGPNAANGDAAEGEEETASSSARYRTQKRGGKGLRDIRTSERNGNVVDIVRVNDEDEILMMTAKGKIQRIAAKEISVIGRNTQGVRIMSLGDDDTLVAVVRVPAEENGIEETDVIDAAAPAEPAENAEATEVTPTDPPPSEPEAE; encoded by the coding sequence ATGATCGACCTGCCCATCGAAGATGAGCTCCGCGAGAGTTACCTGACGTACGCCATGAGCGTGATCGTCAGCCGGGCCTTGCCGGATGTCCGCGACGGCCTGAAACCCAGTCAACGCCGGATCCTGGTCGCCATGAACGACCTGAACCTCGGTCCGGGGGCAAAACGCGTTAAGTGCGCAAAGATTTCCGGTGACACCTCGGGCAACTACCACCCGCACGGGGAGAGTGTGATCTACCCGACGCTGGTCCGCATGGCTCAGGAATGGAACCTGCGCTCGTTGCTGATCGACAAGCAGGGGAACTTTGGCTCGATCGCCGGTCTGCCGCCGGCGGCCATGCGATATACCGAAGCTCGGTTGTCCGCCGTCGCCGCCACGATGCTGGACGACCTCAAACTGGACACGGTCGACTACATTCCGACCTACGACGAAGTCCGCACCGAACCGACCGTGTTGCCCAGCAAGTTTCCCAACTTGTTGGTCAACGGCTCCGGCGGCATCGCCGTGGGGATGGCCACCAGCATCCCGCCGCACAACCCGTCGGAAGTCTGTGAAGCGCTGATCGGATTGTTGGACAACCCCGACATGTCGATCGCCGAAATCATGGCCGTGATGCCGGGCCCCGACTTCCCCACCGGCGGCATCATCTGTGGCCGGGCCGGCATCATCCGCGGCTACAAGACCGGGCGGAGCACAATTCAGGTGCGGGCCCGTTGCCGAGTCGAAGAGATGAAGGGCAACCGTTCACGAATTATCGTGACCGAAATCCCCTATCAGCAATACCGCGACCGTGTGATCGAAAAAATCGCCGCCCTGGTCAACGGCGACCGCATCAAAGGCATCTCGGCGATCCGCGACGAAAGCGATCTGAAAGAACCGGTGCGGTTAGTCATCGAACTGAAACGCGATGCCGACCCCGACGTGGTCCTGAATCAGCTGTATCAGTTCTCGCCGTTGCAGGATTCGTTCTCGTTGATCCTGTTGGCTCTGGTCGACGGCAAGCCGCGCGAGCTGACGATCAAAGAGATGCTGCAGGAGTTCATCCGGCATCGGGCCACGGTGATCCGTCGCCGTACCCAGTTCCTGCTGGCCCGCGCCCGACGCCGCAAACATACCGTCGAAGGTTTGCTGTTGGCGCTCGCCAACATCGACGAAATCATCCAAACCATTCGTACCAGCCGCACCCAACCGGAAGCCAAACAGCGGTTGATGCAGATCGAATGCCCCGCCGCGCTGATGCAACGCGCACTGGGCGATGACGGCTTCAACCAGTTTGTCTCCGAACGTGGGCAAGCCGATTCGTACACGCTGACCAGTGTTCAAACCGACGCCATCTTGCGGATGACTCTGGGCCAGTTGGTTAACCTTGAACAGGAAAAACTGTCCGGCGAGCACGCTCAACTGCTGGTCGAGATCAGCGAATACCTGGAGATCCTCGGTGATCAACAGAAGATCTACGACATCATCAAGTCCGATCTGGAAGAGATCCAACGCCGCTTTGGGGACAAACGACGCACCGAAATCAGCACCGAAGAAGTCGGCAGCATCGACCTGGAAGACCTGATCACCGAAGAAACCATGGTGGTTTCGATCAGCCATCGCGGTTACATCAAACGCACCCCTACGACCACCTACCGGGCGCAGCGTCGTGGCGGCAAAGGACTCAAGGGCGCCAAGACCGAAGATGAGGATCCGATCGAACACCTGTTCGTCGCCAGCACGCACGCTTACCTGCTGTTCTTCACCACCGCCGGTAAAGTCTATTGGCAGAAGGTCTACGACCTGCCTCAGTTGGCGCGGGAAAGTCGCGGCCGCGCGATCGTCAACCTGTTGAACCTGGCCGAAGACGAACAGATTGCGGAATGCTTGGCGATTCGCGACTTCGATCAACCCGGCCACTTCATCATGATGGCCACCCGCGACGGGTTGGTGAAGAAAACCAGCCTGGAAAGCTACAGCCGGCCCAAACGCGGCGGGATCATCGCGATTAAGTTGCGTGAGCAAGACAAACTGGTCGATGCGGCCGTCGTCGGTCCCGGTACCGAAGTCGTACTGGTGACCAGCTCCGGCATGGCGATCCGCTTCCCCGAAAGCGATGCCCGGTCGATGGGCCGCAACACCTCGGGCGTCAAAGGCATCAATCTTTCGAAAGACGACTCCATCGTGGGCATGGTGGTCGCCGACCCCGACGCCACCTTGCTGACCGTGTGCGAAAAGGGCTATGGCAAACGCACGCCATTCGGTCCCAACGCCGCCAACGGCGACGCTGCCGAGGGCGAAGAAGAAACCGCGTCCAGCTCGGCTCGTTACCGCACCCAGAAACGTGGCGGCAAAGGCTTGCGAGATATCCGCACCAGCGAGCGAAACGGCAACGTCGTGGATATCGTGCGTGTGAACGACGAAGACGAAATCCTGATGATGACGGCCAAAGGCAAGATCCAACGCATCGCGGCCAAAGAAATCAGTGTCATCGGACGCAACACGCAAGGCGTTCGCATCATGAGCCTGGGCGACGATGATACCCTGGTTGCCGTCGTTCGCGTCCCGGCGGAAGAAAACGGGATCGAAGAAACGGACGTCATCGACGCTGCCGCACCCGCGGAGCCAGCGGAAAACGCGGAGGCGACAGAGGTCACGCCCACCGATCCGCCGCCAAGCGAGCCAGAAGCGGAATAG